The genomic interval GTGGAAGAACCCATCACACCGGCAGACCTTACCTCTGTTGTTGGTTTATAAGGGGAGTTTGTAGTACCCTCCACACCCAGACCACCGTTGGTGGAAGAGTTGGTTCCTTTTACACCTTGTATGTAACGGGAAGTACCCAGTCCCAGAACGGCAGGGCCGAAAGCTGTAGAGCCTTTTACACCAGGACCGCTACCGAAGTTATATCCCGCTATACCAGCGCCCGTACTACTGTTCGCATAACCGACTATACCATTGGCGTAATTCGGATCGCCATTGATAATACCAGTAGGCACCTCACTCGAGAATACGGTTAATACGGCTTTACCAACCTGCGCACCCGCATCGTCCGTACCGTTTAAGATGGTCACTGGCTTATCGGGGAAGGTACGGAGCCTCTCATATGAAGGGGCAGTACCACCAGCCTTTATAATGAATGGATTATCATCTACAGTACCGATAAAGTCAAGCGCGGGGTTTGTGTCTTTGTTGCCTCTTATGAGCCAGGCCCTGCTTGATGACTTTACGGTATCGGCATTTGCAGTTGTTGTCAGGCCTATTGAACCGTTATCGAGATATTCCAGCGCAGAGAGGTTCCATCCTGTACCATCCTGTGCCATGATCTGCCAGGTGCCGGTGCTATCGTAGATGTAAGCTTTTCTGTCTGCACTGTTATAATAGGCCTGATTTACCAGGGGATCGGCAGGAGCGGCCGTTAAAGTACCCAGCCAGCTGATCGAAACCGCGGTTGAGCCATCCTGCGCCAGTACATGCCAGGTGCCGGTACCGGTAGTATCGTAGATATAGGATTTTTTGTCGGTGCTATTATAATAAGCCTGATTCTGCGACGGAGTAGCGGGTGGCGTAGCCAGTGTGCCCAGCCAGCTGATAGAGGTACCCGAGATGCCATCCTGTGTCAGGATCTGCCAGCTGCCGGTGCCGGTGGTGTCGTAGATATAGGATTTTTTGTCTGTTGTATTGTAGTAAGCCTGGTTTATAGCAGGACTGGCGGGTGGCGTTGCCAGGGACCCCAGCCAGCTGATGCCCGTTCCAACACCGTTCTGACCACTTTCAGAGAAAACCTGCCAGGCGGAACCATCATATATATATGCTTTCCGGTCTGTCAGGTCGTAATAAGCCTGGTTGACGCCGGGACTGGAAGGTGCTGATGTAAATGAGCCCAGCCAGGAGATGGATGTACCTGGTAAACCGTCCTGGGCCATAATATTCCAGGTGCCGGTAGCGCCGGTAGTATCGTAAATGTATGAGCGTTTATCTGTACTGTTATAATATGCCTGACCTGCAGCAGGTGTTGCCGGTGGCGCTGTGAGCGTACCCAGCCATTCAATGCTGACCAGGGTATTACCACCGCCGCTGCCGCCGGAGCCGCCATTAGCTGCATAAAGTGCATAAGGTACCGCCATGAATGGCATTACACCCATTGGCACAAAGTCATTTGTTCCATGTATGTCCAGGTCTACCCTCAGGTACTGGTTACCTCTGCTCCAGGGAATGGTTTTGAAATCCCCCACTTCAGGAGTACCGGTACCTATCACCAGGGAGAAGAGACCCTGGCTATTGGTTGTGGTCGAATGCTTTTCAGTGTACAGGGGATTACCATCGGGGCTACCATCCAGGATACTGAATTTTACCTGTATTGCCTGCAGGCCAATTACAGCACCCTTAGGGTTTTCCCTGGCGATTGCCTGGTAGTTGATACCCCACAATCCACTTTGCTGTGCTTTCGCGACGAAGCTGGAACAGACGAAAATAGGAACTAATAAAATGAGTAAAATTGCTTTCATCTCATACAAGTTATAACAGTAATAAGGCTATAAGTATATAATATTATATTATATCTTATATTATAAATAAAGTAAAGATATGATTTATATTCTATTTATTCTTATTTTAATGTATTGCCTGCACCAACCTGCTACACGTTGGATGTAGAAATGAAGGGTTTATACTCATTTCTCCTTATATTTTTACAACTTTCGTAGTATATGAACTGAAAGAAAACTTTAAGTGGAAAGGGGTTATATGTTGATTATCAATCGTGAATGAATTAACCGGGTTTCAGTGCTTATACTCAATTCCCAGCGCTTCCCCAAAACGTGTTAGCATATTTAAAAAGATAGTCTTATAGCGTATAACCTGACTAATTACAGCACATAACACATAGCGAATTATTTACATGGAATGGGCCTGACCCGGCTTATCCTTCGTTTTCTCCATTCTGCTCCGTATATTGCCTGTCTAAAGGAATTTTGAGATATGCAATTGGGACTTAAGCATTATCCTGTGCTGGCTGCTTCACTGTTATTAGCGGGCATGCAGGTAAAGGGACAAGAGAAAAAAACAGCTTTCACCGCGGCAAAAGATTTTAAACCGGCAGAATATGTAGATCCCTACATTGGTTCGGGTGGCCATGGTCACGTGTTCGTAGGTGCAAGCGTGCCATTTGGCGCGGTACAGGTTGGGCCTACCAATATAGTAAAAGGGTGGGACTGGTGTTCCGGGTATCATTATTCGGACAGTGTTGTGATCGGTTTTCCGCAGACGCATCTTAGCGGTACCGGTATCGGCGATCTGGGAGATGTACTGATCATGCCATACACTGGTAAGATCAGGACAAACCACGGCAGCCAGGAGAACCCGACCAGTGGATATGGTTCTCACTACACGCATGCGCACGAAACGGCTAAACCGGGGTACTATTCTGTACAACTGGAAGATTATAATATCAAAGTGGAACTCACCGCTTCCGAAAGGGTGGGTTTTCACAAATACACTTTCCCGCAGGGAGAAGAAGGTCATATCATTGTTGACCTGAAGGAAGGCATCGGCTGGGACGCCCCGGTGGAAACCTTTATTCAGAAGAAAGACGACTATACCCTGGTAGGTTACCGTTTGTCAAAAGGCTGGGCGGAAGATCAGCGTCTCTGGTTTGCTATCCGCAGCAGCGTGCCGCTGAAAGATTTCCAGGTGTTTAATGGCGATGAGAAACTGGCCGGTACCGAGGGCAAAGGCAAAAATATCAAGGGGGTGATTTCATTTGAAAAGGCTCCCGCACAGGCCATGCTGAAAGTGGGCATTTCCCCTGTCAGCAGTGAGAATGCCCTGGCAAATATCAATAGTGAGATCCCCTCCTGGGATTTTGCAGGCACCGTGAAGACTGCCACGGCAAAATGGAATAAGGAACTCTCCAAGATCCGGTTGGAAACCGCTGATGTTACTAACAGGAGCATCTTTTATACAGCGTTGTATCACACCATGATAGGACCTGCACTGTTCAACGATCATAACCGCGCCTACCGTGGCACTGACAAGAAAGTGTACAGCAATCCGGGTTTTGACAACTATACCGTTTTCTCTCTCTGGGATATTTACCGCTCCTGTGCGCCTTTATATACACTGACGCAGCCGGAAAGGGTGAACAGTTTTGTAAACTCAATGCTGACTATTTACAAACAGCAGGGTAAATTACCTATCTGGCCACTGATGGGTAGCGAAACAAATTGTATGGTGGGCTATCATGCTGTGCCGGTAATTGCAGACGCATACCTGAAAGGATTCAAAGGTTTTGATATCAATGCTGCCTTTGAAGCTATGAAAGCATCGTCCATGAGAGATGACCTGGGTATGAAAGATATCAAGGCGAAGGGTTACATTCCGGCTGATAAAGAATACGAATCCGTATCTAAAGCCATGGAGTATGCAATAGACGACTGGTGCATTGCTGCCGTAGCAAAGAAACTGGGCCGTACGGCTGATTTTGAATACTATTCAAAAAGAGCCGGCTATTATAAGAACTATTTTGACAGCAGCATCAGGTTCGTTCGCCCGAGAATGGATGATGGCAGCTTTAAAACACCATACGATCCTTTCAATTCCATCCACGAGAAAGGTGATTTCACGGAAGGTAACGGTTGGCAGTATACCTGGCTGGTACCGCAGGATGTAGAAGGTTTGATCAGCCTGATGGGCGGTGATGACGCCTTTACCAAAAAGCTGGACAGCCTGTTCATTGCGAAAGGTGATATGGGCGCCCAGGCCTCCAACGATATTTCCGGCCTGATAGGGATGTATGCACATGGTAATGAACCAAGCCACCACGTAACCTATATGTATGCTTATTCCGGCAATCAGTGGAAGACGGCTGAAAAGGTAAGAAAGGTGATGAAGGATTTCTATACCAAGAGCCCTGAAGGGTTGGCTGGTAACGAAGATGTTGGCGCCATGTCATCCTGGTACGTATTCTCTTCCCTGGGCTTCTATCCTGTAAATCCGGCCAAAGGTATTTACGTATTCGGTAGCCCGCTGTTCGAGAAGGCAAGCCTGAAACTGCAGGGTGGTAAAACATTCACAGTAGAAGCAATCAACAACAGCGCTGAGAATATCTACATCCAGCAGGTAACGCTGAATGGCAAACCTTATAATAACAGCTTTATCCGTCACGCAGACCTTCTGAAAGGAGGTGTGCTGAAGATCACTATGGGCAACAAGCCTTCCGATTTCGGAAAACTGGCGGCTAATCGCCCGGATTCAAAGTATTGATCATATATAGATATGGGTTCAATGGCTGCCCTGCATTTAGCAGAGCAGCCACTTTTCTTTATATTATAGCCTGTTTTCAGATGGCTGGTTAATTTACCTGCTGCGCCTCCCTTTCCTGCGCAATCGTTTACTTTTCCCGCTCATAACAATTTGTTAGCAAATGCGTTAACTGGCAATTAACAGTTTTAATGACCAGATGTACGTAGCTTCATGCAATAGATTGCAGTGAATGTACCTGCATGATCCACGTGCGGAGCCATCTACCATAAAATGAACAGTTTATAATGATGAGTGAAAATCACGAACACATTTACCAGTTATTGCTGAAAAAGCGGAATGGTACTATCAATGAATCTGACGATCAGTATGTTTCAGCGTTAATTAACGGTCATGAGGATGTTGAATTGATGTGGAGGGCCCTGAAACATAGTTTTTCATTACCTGGTGAGGAGAAATTCTGGCAGCAGATAGACGTAGCTAACGCCTGGAGTACGGTCAGAAGCGAATTATCTGTTAAAAATACAGGCGTCCACAGTATCAGGAAATGGCTGTTTGCGGCTGCAGTGCTGATGGTAGCTATGATCGGCATCAGTCTGATATGGAGGAACATGCACCGCAATACGGAGCAAAAGTCGCCGGTTGCTGTGGCAAGTCCTGCTCCGGCCAGGGGCCAGCAGTTGCAGTTACAGCTGGCGGGAGGAGAGACCATTGCCTTGCCCTATAACCAGGCAAAACAGGACATCAAAGCGGGGGATGTGCAGCTCAGCGCCGGGGCTAAAAAATTACAATTTACCGGAGGTACTGCCATGGGCAACGGCTTTAATACCCTGACCGTACCGCCCAAAATGGACTATAAACTGTTGCTGGCCGATGGTACGGAAGTATGGCTGAATGCCACTTCCAAATTACGTTTCCCGTTTAATTTTTCCGGCGACAAGAGAGAAGTGTACCTGGACGGTGAAGCCTTTTTCCAGGTAACTAAAAACGATTCCAAACCATTTATTGTACATACCGAACAGACAGATATAGAAGTACTCGGCACATCCTTTAACGTCAATGCTTACAATGACGATATTACCAGGACTTCCCTGGTGAGCGGCGCCATAGTAGCCAGGGCAGATGGAAAAGAGGTGCGCCTGCGTCCGGGGCAGGAGGCTGTTTACAAAGCAGACCAGGGTTATAATGTACACGCATTTGATGAGAGCGAGGTACTGGCCTGGATGAAAGGAGTATATGTATTTCACAATACCTCCCTGCTGGAGATAGCCGAAGTGCTGGAACGCTGGTATGGCGTAAAAGTTGTCTTTGACAACAAGGCCCTGGCCGGCAAAAAGTTTACCGGTGGCCTGGAGAAGCTCCAACGCCTGGATTATTTCCTGGAAACATTGGAGCTGATCGGCGACGTTCATTACAGCTATGACGAAAAAGGCGCCATACATCTGAAGTAAGACACAGGCAGGCCTGACGGTATAGCTCCCACCCGGGGAAAAACTCAGCGCCTGACGGGGTTTACCGCACCTTATGATAATACCTTGTACTGTTGCGTAAGGTGTTTTATCGCATATTTTATCAGTGAATTGTGCCCGGTAAGGTTTAGTTTTTTGGAGATATTGTGACGGTGATTTTCGACGGTTTTAATACTGATATTAAGTGTCTGCGCAATCTCTTTAGTGCTCATACCTTCTGCGATCATCTGCATTACCCGGAATTCCGTTTTGCTTAGTTTGTGATGGACCTCAGGAGGAATAACGGGCATAGAAACGATGGTAGTGTGCTTTTTTTCTCTCTGCTGCACATTAAAAATAGTAAAACGGGTAAGCCTCGACTTAATGCTAAGCAACAGTTCCTTACTCTTAAAAGGCTTTGACAGAAAGTCGTCCGCACCGAGGTTCATGCCCATACGCATATCTTCCGTTCCCTCTTTCCCACTAATGAAGATCAGCGGAATATGTTGCAGGGATGAATCATTCCGCAGCTCCATAAGGAAGTGGTACCCGCTTCCGCCGCGTAGCCGCACACCGCATACAACAAGATCCGGTTTATACTGCCGGCAGATATAAATGCCCTCTTCCGGCGTAGTGGAAGTATAGACGTCATAATGATGCAGGGTTAATAACTGCTGGATCTTCTTTATTAAAGCAGCATCTTCTTCAATAACCAGTATTCTGTAAATTGGCTCTTTCATTGGCTCTTAGTTTGAGGTAGTATATTCGTCTCCGTTAGTGCTTTCTTTGTTACACCCGTAAGCCGGACATTCGGCATATTTTTCATTAAACGTATAACCACCGCAGAAATTGGCAGTAGGCAAAGAATATATCCGCATAGTTATAGGTCGCGTATCAAATTTCGTGTTCAAATAAGTCTATTTAGTGTTCGATGAACAATTCACACCCGTAGTGCCAGCAGCAATGTAACCCGGACAATACAGGATTTACTTTTAATGAGGTTTTCCAGAGAAGAATGGTGGGTAAAAGGTTAAAGCAGCGAGCTGGGCGTAAATATGCGTCAAATAACGGGGCCTTTTAACGTCTAGTCCGCTGTGCTTCTCGAAAATAAGTGTTAGCACCTAGAAATATGTGTGTCCTTACTCATTTTCCATATAAGCTCCTGAAATTTACGAAATCGGCAGCAACAATTGTACATCTTTACATGAGAAATGCATAAATCATTTAGCACTAAGTGTATTTGAAGTAAAAATTAATATCAATAAGGTCTAAAAGTTATATGTTTAATCGACATATCTGACAATATTAAACTGCCATATCCATATCCATAATAAAGCCAAATGGTTTCGCTAGCCTGATATGCTGATTATGAGATTGTATACCGGGCAAATGCGAAAGATTTTTAAACACAGGTTTTCATAGGATAGATAACTAAATTGCCGCTCATTCCTGGGCGGCATCTTTATTTTGTTCCCATAATTCATTAGCTTTATTCTTTACAGGTTTCACCATTTTGCGTGGTATAACCGCAACGTGCATACTTAACTATCAAAATTCCATGGAACAACAACCTAATTCAAACCGGAGAAATTTCATCCGGAACGTATCACTGGGCAGTCTGGCCGCCCTCAGCCTTCCAA from Chitinophaga filiformis carries:
- a CDS encoding response regulator transcription factor, whose amino-acid sequence is MKEPIYRILVIEEDAALIKKIQQLLTLHHYDVYTSTTPEEGIYICRQYKPDLVVCGVRLRGGSGYHFLMELRNDSSLQHIPLIFISGKEGTEDMRMGMNLGADDFLSKPFKSKELLLSIKSRLTRFTIFNVQQREKKHTTIVSMPVIPPEVHHKLSKTEFRVMQMIAEGMSTKEIAQTLNISIKTVENHRHNISKKLNLTGHNSLIKYAIKHLTQQYKVLS
- a CDS encoding FecR family protein — encoded protein: MMSENHEHIYQLLLKKRNGTINESDDQYVSALINGHEDVELMWRALKHSFSLPGEEKFWQQIDVANAWSTVRSELSVKNTGVHSIRKWLFAAAVLMVAMIGISLIWRNMHRNTEQKSPVAVASPAPARGQQLQLQLAGGETIALPYNQAKQDIKAGDVQLSAGAKKLQFTGGTAMGNGFNTLTVPPKMDYKLLLADGTEVWLNATSKLRFPFNFSGDKREVYLDGEAFFQVTKNDSKPFIVHTEQTDIEVLGTSFNVNAYNDDITRTSLVSGAIVARADGKEVRLRPGQEAVYKADQGYNVHAFDESEVLAWMKGVYVFHNTSLLEIAEVLERWYGVKVVFDNKALAGKKFTGGLEKLQRLDYFLETLELIGDVHYSYDEKGAIHLK
- a CDS encoding GH92 family glycosyl hydrolase; this encodes MQLGLKHYPVLAASLLLAGMQVKGQEKKTAFTAAKDFKPAEYVDPYIGSGGHGHVFVGASVPFGAVQVGPTNIVKGWDWCSGYHYSDSVVIGFPQTHLSGTGIGDLGDVLIMPYTGKIRTNHGSQENPTSGYGSHYTHAHETAKPGYYSVQLEDYNIKVELTASERVGFHKYTFPQGEEGHIIVDLKEGIGWDAPVETFIQKKDDYTLVGYRLSKGWAEDQRLWFAIRSSVPLKDFQVFNGDEKLAGTEGKGKNIKGVISFEKAPAQAMLKVGISPVSSENALANINSEIPSWDFAGTVKTATAKWNKELSKIRLETADVTNRSIFYTALYHTMIGPALFNDHNRAYRGTDKKVYSNPGFDNYTVFSLWDIYRSCAPLYTLTQPERVNSFVNSMLTIYKQQGKLPIWPLMGSETNCMVGYHAVPVIADAYLKGFKGFDINAAFEAMKASSMRDDLGMKDIKAKGYIPADKEYESVSKAMEYAIDDWCIAAVAKKLGRTADFEYYSKRAGYYKNYFDSSIRFVRPRMDDGSFKTPYDPFNSIHEKGDFTEGNGWQYTWLVPQDVEGLISLMGGDDAFTKKLDSLFIAKGDMGAQASNDISGLIGMYAHGNEPSHHVTYMYAYSGNQWKTAEKVRKVMKDFYTKSPEGLAGNEDVGAMSSWYVFSSLGFYPVNPAKGIYVFGSPLFEKASLKLQGGKTFTVEAINNSAENIYIQQVTLNGKPYNNSFIRHADLLKGGVLKITMGNKPSDFGKLAANRPDSKY
- a CDS encoding OmpA family protein, whose protein sequence is MKAILLILLVPIFVCSSFVAKAQQSGLWGINYQAIARENPKGAVIGLQAIQVKFSILDGSPDGNPLYTEKHSTTTNSQGLFSLVIGTGTPEVGDFKTIPWSRGNQYLRVDLDIHGTNDFVPMGVMPFMAVPYALYAANGGSGGSGGGNTLVSIEWLGTLTAPPATPAAGQAYYNSTDKRSYIYDTTGATGTWNIMAQDGLPGTSISWLGSFTSAPSSPGVNQAYYDLTDRKAYIYDGSAWQVFSESGQNGVGTGISWLGSLATPPASPAINQAYYNTTDKKSYIYDTTGTGSWQILTQDGISGTSISWLGTLATPPATPSQNQAYYNSTDKKSYIYDTTGTGTWHVLAQDGSTAVSISWLGTLTAAPADPLVNQAYYNSADRKAYIYDSTGTWQIMAQDGTGWNLSALEYLDNGSIGLTTTANADTVKSSSRAWLIRGNKDTNPALDFIGTVDDNPFIIKAGGTAPSYERLRTFPDKPVTILNGTDDAGAQVGKAVLTVFSSEVPTGIINGDPNYANGIVGYANSSTGAGIAGYNFGSGPGVKGSTAFGPAVLGLGTSRYIQGVKGTNSSTNGGLGVEGTTNSPYKPTTEVRSAGVMGSSTHASGYGVVGIGNNLKPDLFTNPPTIGGGMMGIGTRAGVVGFGTTATNGIGVVGGGNNEVVVYPIGGAGIAGSAGGLNTGVGVHGFAKGNATDIDRWGGVFQFGTGITATHVYTYLAGANSSGIYGLISNGTKSTVVKDAAGENRLLFCTEAPEVLFQDFGTGELKDGAAHIDLEGLLTKVIRVDAKHPMKVFIQLEGECNGVYVTNKSAKGFDVKELQGGKSNVPFTWQIVASRADEVLPDGTVLPYSDRRFPVGPGPLPVMEASTAATPDVPATTAQPALKTVALKTTEKEVINTAFSNLQFASAKADIATASLPSLEKMANLLQAHPEWHLSLSGHTDNEGTEAFNQTLSEKRAEAVKQYLVSKGVAAARITAKGYGQTKPLAANDSRASKGKNRRVEMEILTEEKP